GTGACAGCACGCCGAGACCGGCAGTGAAAATCACCACCACCTCACCGAAGGTATCGAATCCGCGATAGCTGGCCAGTACCGAGGTGACAATGTTGGGAATGCCGATCTCCGCCATGGATTCGGAAATATAGTGCGGTGCCACGTGCATGTGCGCCGGCGCATTGGCATCGCCAAAAGAGGGCATGTCGACGGTGGCCGCGATCAACATGGCACCCACCGAAGCCACCAGCGCGATTGCCAGGCGCGCGCGGGCGCGATCGGCGCGCTGGTAACGGCCACACAGCGCGAGCGTCATCACGATCAGCAGCGGGGAAATACCCGCACCCACGGCGGCCTCGGTAAACGCGACATCTACCGCGCCCATGGTCATGAAAAAGCCCGCGGACAGCAGCCCGTAAATCCCCGCCAGCATCGCGGCGGCAAACAGGTCCTTGATCCAGGCAATGGAAATGGCGGTGGCCAGCAACAGTGCCAGCAGGGCAATATCCAGCAGCAGGTCCATCAATTACGCTCCCGGAGGATTTGTTGTTTTGGTCTCATAGCGATCGTCATCGTGAAGACATGCGGTGAATGGGACATCAGGCCCGGGTGTCATCGGCCGCCTCGACGGCGGTGTCCGTTGTATTGCCCGCGCTTGCCGCCGTCGAGCTGGCGGCTGCAGGCTGCGCGGCTCCCGTTGTCACAGGCGGCAGCCGCAATGCACTGAGCTGGGCCGAGCGCGCCAGTGCGTGGCTGGCGGTGGGGCTGGTGAAGAAAATAAACAGCATGATCATACCCAGCTTGAACAGGGCCAGCGACCAGCCGGCCGCCAGCATCAAACCGCTGATGATCAAAAAGGTGGCCAGGGTATCGGTCACGCCGGC
This genomic interval from Microbulbifer sp. Q7 contains the following:
- the mnhG gene encoding monovalent cation/H(+) antiporter subunit G: MIDSLLTFASGLLLLLGCFFMLTGAIGLLRFPDFYSRMHSAGVTDTLATFLIISGLMLAAGWSLALFKLGMIMLFIFFTSPTASHALARSAQLSALRLPPVTTGAAQPAAASSTAASAGNTTDTAVEAADDTRA